The following are encoded together in the Zingiber officinale cultivar Zhangliang chromosome 8A, Zo_v1.1, whole genome shotgun sequence genome:
- the LOC122009415 gene encoding protein root UVB sensitive 6-like, whose amino-acid sequence MAPVPLKPSPGLAPETRDIVREAVRASAAATLASSPALPARDDWIQAGIKFGTAIDPGLALVAPAAPRVLCCEEIDGRRWSYVLDDVEGPPGTKARKGPSLRAVPMQSPVDPLEEMMSFIRSYVVPDGFPDSVTPSYVPYMTWRALKHFFGGAMGVFTTRTLLNSAGVSKNTAASGAVAINWILKDGAGRVGKMLYSRQGKKFDYDLKQLRFAGDLLMELGAGVELATAAVPQLFLPLACAANVLKNVAVVTSTSTRTPIYKAYAKGENIGDVTAKGECVANIADLLGTGLSILISKRNPSLVASFTFLSCGYLFSSYQEVKSLVLNTLNTARFTVAVDSFIKTGHVPSLKEGNVKENIFNPPWSNHTPVVIGSRFSEAFQEPSSFLAMQPLFEEERYMVTYNPSKGKIYALLKDQAKSDDILKAAFHAHVLLHFIRSSNSKLALRRFSSSDQSRHEGTLLVSNDNFLSHIAESCKIVSSSYTMFKNKATKQGWIMSHSLLNPGRARLVSTLHH is encoded by the exons ATGGCTCCGGTTCCGCTGAAGCCTTCGCCGGGTCTCGCGCCCGAGACCCGCGACATCGTCCGGGAGGCCGTCCGCGCCAGCGCCGCTGCTACCCTCGCCTCGTCCCCTGCGCTGCCGGCGCGGGACGACTGGATCCAGGCCGGGATCAAGTTCGGGACGGCTATCGACCCTGGCCTCGCCCTCGTCGCGCCAGCCGCTCCTAGGGTTCTCTGCTGTGAGGAGATCGACGGGAGGAGGTGGAGCTACGTGCTGGATGACGTGGAAGGCCCCCCCGGGACGAAGGCGAGGAAGGGACCGTCTCTTCGCGCCGTCCCGATGCAGAGCCCCGTGGATCCCTTGGAG GAGATGATGTCATTCATAAGATCGTATGTAGTGCCTGATGGCTTTCCTGACAGTGTAACCCCTTCTTATGTCCCATATATGACATGGAGGGCTTTGAAG CATTTCTTTGGTGGAGCCATGGGTGTTTTCACAACAAGGACTCTGTTAAATTCTGCGGGAGTATCCAAAAATACAGCTGCATCAGGTGCTGTTGCCATCAATTGGATACTCAag GATGGAGCTGGCCGTGTCGGCAAAATGCTCTATTCACGTCAAGGAAAGAAGTTTGACTATGATCTGAAGCAG CTTCGCTTTGCAGGTGATCTTTTAATGGAGTTAGGTGCAGGAGTAGAGTTAGCAACTGCTGCAGTTCCACAGCTTTTCTTGCCACTTGCATGTGCAGCCAATGTTCTTAAG AATGTTGCTGTTGTTACCTCGACATCCACACGCACTCCAATATACAAGGCCTATGCAAAAGGAGAAAATATAGGGGACGTCACTGCTAAAGGAGAATGTGTTGCCAATATAGCTGATCTG TTGGGCACTGGACTGAGTATCTTGATATCGAAACGAAATCCATCTTTGGTGGCCTCATTCACATTCTTGTCATGTGGATATCTATTTAGCTCATATCAAGAG GTCAAATCATTAGTATTGAATACGTTAAACACAGCAAGATTCACTGTGGCTGTGGATTCCTTCATCAAGACTG GACATGTTCCATCATTAAAGGAAGGAAACGTAAAGGAGAATATTTTCAATCCTCCATGGTCTAACCATACACCAGTAGTTATAG GATCGAGATTTTCTGAAGCGTTCCAGGAGCCGTCTTCATTTCTTGCCATGCAACCCTTGTTCGAG GAGGAGAGATACATGGTCACCTATAACCCTTCAAAGGGTAAAATTTATGCATTGCTCAAGGATCAAGCAAAATCAGATGATATACTAAAAGCGGCGTTCCAT GCGCATGTTCTTCTGCATTTCATCCGGTCgtcaaactcaaaactagcttTGAGAAGATTTAGCAGCAGTGACCAATCAAGACACGAAGGAACTTTGCTTGTTTCAAATGACAACTTTCTTTCTCACATCGCTGAGTCTTGCAAGATCGTGTCATCATCATATACAATGTTCAAGAATAAAGCTACCAAACAG GGATGGATAATGTCTCACTCTTTGCTTAATCCGGGTAGAGCACGGCTAGTTAGTACTCTACACCACTGA
- the LOC122009416 gene encoding uncharacterized protein LOC122009416 isoform X2 yields the protein MWSRPVANTWHVDERLLISKFNSTSTRKQAPRFQRTRNRRADLAIRCRAYSWIEAHSSSSSSSSSYRSPISNCKIGRAPPIDIPFAPLRICSWRSAMASSGEPKLAERESKEDENEGKGGFLDKVKDFIHDVGERIEEAVGFGKPTADVTAVHLPSINMKKADIVVDVLVTNPNPIPIPLVDIDYLIESDGRKLVSGLIPDAGTIHAHGSETVKIPVTLIYDDIKNTYGDIKPGSIIPYRVKVDLIVDVPVFGRITLPLEKTGEIPVPYKPDIDVEKIHFDKFSFEETIASLHLKLENKNDFDLGLNALDYEFWLSEISISSAKFNKTTTIEKNGVARMEIPISFRPKDFGSALWDMIRGRGTGYSIKGSIDADTPFGHMNLPISKEGGTTRLKKGDEDDDDNED from the exons ATGTGGAGTCGACCAGTGGCAAACACGTGGCACGTCGATGAGCGGTTACTTATCTCTAAATTTAATTCGACCTCGACGCGGAAGCAGGCGCCGCGCTTTCAGCGCACGCGCAATCGACGCGCGGACCTCGCCATTAGATGCAGAGCCTACAGCTGGATCGAAGCccactcctcctcctcctcctcctcctccagctACCGGTCTCCCATCTCCAACTGCAAGATCGGAAGAGCGCCACCGATCGATATCCCCTTCGCCCCCCTCCGGATCTGCTCTTG GCGATCCGCCATGGCGTCCTCCGGCGAGCCCAAACTCGCGGAACGGGAATCGAAAGAGGACGAGAATGAAGGAAAAGGGGGCTTTTTGGACAAGGTCAAGGACTTTATTCATGATGTGGGCGAGAGAATCGAGGAGGCAGTCGGATTCGGGAAGCCCACCGCCGATGTAACCGCCGTCCATCTACCTTCCATCAACATGAAGAAGGCAGACATCGTCGTCGATGTCCTGGTCACAAACCCTAATCCGATCCCCATCCCTCTCGTCGACATCGATTACTTGATCGAAAGCGACGGGAGGAAGCTGGTCTCTGGATTGATCCCCGATGCGGGCACGATTCACGCGCACGGTTCGGAGACGGTGAAGATCCCGGTCACTTTGATCTACGATGATATCAAGAACACTTACGGCGACATCAAGCCTGGAAGCATCATCCCTTATAGGGTCAAGGTCGATCTCATTGTAGATGTGCCAGTTTTCGGCAGGATTACGCTGCCCCTGGAGAAGACTGGCGAGATTCCAGTGCCCTACAAGCCGGATATTGATGTCGAAAAGATCCACTTCGATAAGTTCTCCTTCGAGGAGACGATAGCTTCGCTGCACTTGAAGCTAGAGAACAAGAACGATTTCGACCTGGGGCTGAACGCATTGGATTATGAATTTTGGCTGTCTGAAATCAGCATTTCTAGTGCGAAGTTCAACAAAACCACAACAATTGAGAAGAACGGGGTTGCAAGGATGGAGATCCCTATCTCTTTTAGGCCCAAGGATTTCGGCTCTGCACTGTGGGATATGATTAGGGGAAGAGGCACCGGGTATTCCATTAAAGGGAGCATCGATGCTGACACTCCATTTGGCCACATGAATTTGCCGATCAGCAAAGAGGGAGGAACCACTCGCCTTAAGAAAGGAGATGAAGACGATGATGACAATGAG gACTAG
- the LOC122009416 gene encoding uncharacterized protein LOC122009416 isoform X1, whose translation MWSRPVANTWHVDERLLISKFNSTSTRKQAPRFQRTRNRRADLAIRCRAYSWIEAHSSSSSSSSSYRSPISNCKIGRAPPIDIPFAPLRICSWRSAMASSGEPKLAERESKEDENEGKGGFLDKVKDFIHDVGERIEEAVGFGKPTADVTAVHLPSINMKKADIVVDVLVTNPNPIPIPLVDIDYLIESDGRKLVSGLIPDAGTIHAHGSETVKIPVTLIYDDIKNTYGDIKPGSIIPYRVKVDLIVDVPVFGRITLPLEKTGEIPVPYKPDIDVEKIHFDKFSFEETIASLHLKLENKNDFDLGLNALDYEFWLSEISISSAKFNKTTTIEKNGVARMEIPISFRPKDFGSALWDMIRGRGTGYSIKGSIDADTPFGHMNLPISKEGGTTRLKKGDEDDDDNEVN comes from the exons ATGTGGAGTCGACCAGTGGCAAACACGTGGCACGTCGATGAGCGGTTACTTATCTCTAAATTTAATTCGACCTCGACGCGGAAGCAGGCGCCGCGCTTTCAGCGCACGCGCAATCGACGCGCGGACCTCGCCATTAGATGCAGAGCCTACAGCTGGATCGAAGCccactcctcctcctcctcctcctcctccagctACCGGTCTCCCATCTCCAACTGCAAGATCGGAAGAGCGCCACCGATCGATATCCCCTTCGCCCCCCTCCGGATCTGCTCTTG GCGATCCGCCATGGCGTCCTCCGGCGAGCCCAAACTCGCGGAACGGGAATCGAAAGAGGACGAGAATGAAGGAAAAGGGGGCTTTTTGGACAAGGTCAAGGACTTTATTCATGATGTGGGCGAGAGAATCGAGGAGGCAGTCGGATTCGGGAAGCCCACCGCCGATGTAACCGCCGTCCATCTACCTTCCATCAACATGAAGAAGGCAGACATCGTCGTCGATGTCCTGGTCACAAACCCTAATCCGATCCCCATCCCTCTCGTCGACATCGATTACTTGATCGAAAGCGACGGGAGGAAGCTGGTCTCTGGATTGATCCCCGATGCGGGCACGATTCACGCGCACGGTTCGGAGACGGTGAAGATCCCGGTCACTTTGATCTACGATGATATCAAGAACACTTACGGCGACATCAAGCCTGGAAGCATCATCCCTTATAGGGTCAAGGTCGATCTCATTGTAGATGTGCCAGTTTTCGGCAGGATTACGCTGCCCCTGGAGAAGACTGGCGAGATTCCAGTGCCCTACAAGCCGGATATTGATGTCGAAAAGATCCACTTCGATAAGTTCTCCTTCGAGGAGACGATAGCTTCGCTGCACTTGAAGCTAGAGAACAAGAACGATTTCGACCTGGGGCTGAACGCATTGGATTATGAATTTTGGCTGTCTGAAATCAGCATTTCTAGTGCGAAGTTCAACAAAACCACAACAATTGAGAAGAACGGGGTTGCAAGGATGGAGATCCCTATCTCTTTTAGGCCCAAGGATTTCGGCTCTGCACTGTGGGATATGATTAGGGGAAGAGGCACCGGGTATTCCATTAAAGGGAGCATCGATGCTGACACTCCATTTGGCCACATGAATTTGCCGATCAGCAAAGAGGGAGGAACCACTCGCCTTAAGAAAGGAGATGAAGACGATGATGACAATGAGGTAAACTAG